From the Arthrobacter sp. PM3 genome, one window contains:
- a CDS encoding N-acetyltransferase — translation MTGEKDLHTLLATMHPVRRDGEYVYVLWPHGRPLAGEIMAAVREAEGLTVVMPRDDADAMGLSYDFVGAWITLEVHSSLEAVGLTAAVGAALTEAKISCNVLAGFHHDHLLVPVADADRALEVLHELALRESAPHEFDPHELAQDSSREPAAPALRLRVEQPEDRPALLALTAAAFAVSPVTGLPVEGEPEEVDLLRRLFGCAEYLPEFSIVAELDGEIVGHVISTRARVGDLDLLGLGPIGVVPRLQRHGIGTALMKETVARANAAGERGIALLGSPGYYSRFGFVPSSSLGVAPPVPAWGANFQLLPLALWPGGVSGTFRYAAPFEG, via the coding sequence ATGACAGGCGAAAAGGACCTCCATACGCTGCTGGCAACGATGCACCCCGTGCGCCGCGACGGCGAATACGTCTATGTTCTGTGGCCGCACGGCAGGCCGCTGGCGGGGGAGATCATGGCCGCCGTGCGGGAAGCCGAGGGACTGACAGTGGTGATGCCCCGGGACGACGCGGACGCCATGGGACTCTCCTATGACTTCGTGGGCGCCTGGATAACCCTCGAAGTGCATTCCTCGCTGGAAGCAGTGGGCCTCACGGCCGCCGTCGGAGCCGCCCTGACCGAGGCGAAGATCAGCTGCAACGTGCTGGCCGGCTTCCACCATGACCACCTGCTGGTGCCGGTGGCGGATGCCGACCGCGCCCTGGAAGTCCTGCACGAACTAGCCCTGCGCGAATCCGCCCCGCACGAATTCGACCCGCACGAGCTCGCCCAGGACAGCAGCCGGGAGCCCGCCGCACCGGCACTGCGGCTGCGCGTCGAACAACCGGAGGACCGGCCCGCCCTCCTGGCCCTCACCGCCGCCGCCTTCGCCGTGTCCCCGGTGACCGGACTGCCGGTGGAAGGCGAACCGGAGGAAGTTGACCTGCTCCGCCGGCTCTTCGGCTGCGCAGAGTACCTGCCGGAGTTCAGCATTGTCGCGGAGCTTGACGGCGAGATCGTGGGCCATGTGATCAGTACCCGGGCCCGGGTGGGGGACCTGGACCTTCTCGGACTCGGGCCGATTGGGGTGGTGCCCCGGCTGCAGCGGCACGGCATCGGCACCGCGCTCATGAAGGAGACCGTGGCACGGGCCAACGCCGCGGGGGAGCGGGGGATCGCCCTGCTGGGCAGCCCCGGCTACTACTCGCGGTTCGGCTTCGTGCCGTCCTCCTCCCTCGGGGTGGCGCCGCCGGTGCCGGCATGGGGCGCGAACTTCCAGCTGCTCCCGCTCGCCCTCTGGCCCGGCGGCGTCAGCGGCACTTTCCGCTACGCCGCGCCGTTCGAGGGCTGA
- a CDS encoding cytosine permease, producing the protein MSTDLQPASATTAPAPQSPADSDTRNATKESLEDYTLRFAPRSYRKWGTGVVATSALGGIAYLADFSIGANIGIAHGTTNALLGIAVAAAIIFVTGFPLAYYAARYNIDLDLITRGAGFGYYGSVVTNIIFATFTFIFFALEGSIMAQGLEIGLGVPRWAGYAVSTILVIPLVIYGMKVLSKLQVWTTPLWLVLMVLPFGFLVATHPGSISEFFAYGGSDGNGGPSFASVMLAAGVCLSLIAQIAEQIDYLRFMPPKTAENRVAWWRAVILAGPGWVVFGAIKQAIGLFIAVYLIGTLDPAASATANEPVHQFLGVYTEMMPAWLAMTLAVVLVVISQIKINVTNAYSGSLAWTNSFTRVTRTYPGRLVFVVVNLGIALVLMEANMFDFLNTILGFYANIAMAWIVTVATDIMVNKWLLKLSPLHPEFRRGMLHDWNPVGVVSLALSAGVSIAMFFGAFGSAVQPFSPVFAVAIAVVVTPIMAIVTKGRFYLRRTDDGIDLPMFDADGNPSGATLPCHVSGLHFERPDMMLSAERAPDGGPQYISSLALATDKAGRYVLPARPA; encoded by the coding sequence ATGTCAACGGACTTACAGCCCGCCAGCGCCACCACCGCCCCGGCCCCACAGTCCCCGGCCGACTCCGACACCAGGAACGCCACCAAGGAGAGCCTGGAGGACTACACCCTCCGGTTCGCGCCGCGCTCGTACCGCAAGTGGGGCACCGGCGTGGTCGCGACCAGCGCCCTGGGCGGCATCGCCTACCTGGCCGACTTCTCGATCGGCGCCAACATCGGCATCGCCCACGGGACAACCAACGCGCTGCTCGGCATCGCCGTGGCCGCCGCGATCATCTTCGTGACAGGTTTCCCGCTCGCATATTACGCGGCCCGCTACAACATCGACCTCGATCTGATCACCCGCGGAGCGGGGTTCGGCTACTACGGGTCGGTGGTCACCAACATCATCTTCGCCACGTTCACGTTCATCTTCTTCGCCCTCGAAGGCTCGATCATGGCCCAGGGGCTCGAGATCGGACTGGGGGTGCCGCGCTGGGCCGGCTACGCCGTGTCGACAATCCTGGTCATTCCGCTGGTCATCTACGGCATGAAGGTCCTGTCAAAGCTGCAGGTCTGGACCACGCCGCTCTGGCTGGTGCTCATGGTGCTTCCCTTCGGCTTCCTGGTGGCCACCCACCCCGGTTCGATCAGCGAGTTCTTCGCCTACGGCGGCAGCGACGGCAACGGGGGCCCCAGCTTCGCCTCGGTCATGCTCGCGGCCGGCGTCTGCCTGTCACTCATTGCCCAGATCGCGGAGCAGATCGACTACCTGCGCTTCATGCCGCCCAAGACCGCCGAGAACCGCGTGGCCTGGTGGCGGGCCGTGATCCTCGCCGGACCCGGCTGGGTCGTGTTCGGTGCGATCAAGCAGGCGATCGGCCTCTTCATCGCCGTGTACCTGATCGGCACCCTCGACCCGGCCGCCTCGGCCACCGCCAATGAGCCCGTGCACCAGTTCCTCGGCGTCTACACGGAGATGATGCCGGCCTGGCTGGCCATGACGCTGGCAGTCGTCCTGGTGGTGATCTCGCAAATCAAGATCAATGTCACCAACGCCTACTCGGGTTCCCTTGCCTGGACCAACTCGTTCACCCGCGTCACCCGCACCTACCCCGGCCGCCTCGTCTTCGTGGTGGTGAACCTCGGCATCGCCCTGGTACTGATGGAGGCGAACATGTTCGACTTCCTGAACACCATCCTCGGCTTCTATGCCAACATCGCGATGGCGTGGATCGTCACGGTCGCCACCGACATCATGGTCAACAAGTGGCTCCTGAAGCTCTCGCCGCTCCACCCGGAGTTCCGCCGCGGCATGCTGCACGACTGGAACCCGGTCGGTGTCGTCTCGCTCGCGCTCTCCGCCGGGGTCTCGATCGCGATGTTCTTCGGCGCCTTCGGCTCCGCCGTGCAGCCGTTCTCGCCGGTGTTCGCCGTGGCGATCGCCGTCGTCGTCACCCCGATCATGGCGATTGTCACGAAAGGCCGGTTCTACCTGCGACGCACCGACGACGGTATCGACCTGCCGATGTTCGACGCCGACGGGAATCCCAGCGGCGCCACGCTGCCCTGCCACGTCAGCGGCCTGCACTTCGAACGGCCGGACATGATGCTGTCGGCGGAACGGGCACCGGACGGCGGCCCGCAGTACATCAGTTCCCTGGCTCTGGCCACCGACAAGGCCGGCCGGTACGTTCTCCCGGCCCGCCCGGCATAG
- a CDS encoding ABC transporter substrate-binding protein, which translates to MTSLPRVAPRIAKLTVLSVGVALLATACGGSSTPSSTGSSSAAAAGIACPAPSATGGGTSAASDTGSVPASATTTDTPLKIGSLLPTTGSLAFLGPPEIAGVNLGIKEINDAGGVLGKPVEVIHRDSGDTKTDIATQSTTALLGQGVGAIIGAASSGVSKTVINQITGAGVVQFSPANTSPDFTTWDDKGLYWRTAPSDVLQGKVLGNYIATCGAQTIGMIVLNDAYGTGLAKNVQAAFEAAGGKVVAQELFNEGDSQFSSQVDKVLAAKPDAIALITFDQAKSIVPLMTGKGVKPNQIFMVDGNMSDYSKDFQPGTLKGAQGTIPGTFAKDDFKKKLLAIDPALKDYSYAGESYDAANLIALAAEEAKSTKGTDIAAHLKDVSEGGEKCNTFPSCVTLLRNGKDIDYDGQSGPVTFSDAGDPTEAYIGIYEYQDDNTYKPVKEEFGKL; encoded by the coding sequence ATGACTTCACTCCCTCGGGTCGCGCCCCGCATCGCTAAGCTCACAGTGCTTAGCGTGGGCGTCGCCCTTCTGGCTACGGCTTGCGGTGGTTCGTCCACCCCGAGCTCGACGGGCTCCAGTTCAGCCGCGGCCGCCGGCATCGCATGCCCGGCACCCAGCGCTACCGGCGGCGGCACCTCAGCTGCCAGTGACACCGGCTCCGTGCCCGCATCGGCCACCACCACCGACACGCCCCTGAAAATCGGCTCGCTCCTGCCGACAACGGGTTCGCTGGCCTTCCTCGGCCCGCCCGAAATTGCCGGTGTCAACCTCGGCATCAAGGAAATCAACGACGCCGGCGGCGTCCTGGGCAAGCCCGTCGAGGTCATCCACCGCGACTCCGGCGACACCAAGACCGACATCGCCACCCAGTCCACCACGGCACTGCTCGGCCAGGGCGTCGGCGCCATCATCGGTGCCGCTTCCTCGGGCGTGTCCAAGACGGTCATCAACCAGATCACCGGTGCCGGCGTCGTCCAGTTCTCCCCGGCGAACACCTCGCCGGACTTCACCACGTGGGACGACAAGGGCCTCTACTGGCGCACCGCTCCCTCGGACGTGCTCCAGGGCAAGGTCCTCGGTAACTACATCGCCACCTGTGGCGCCCAGACCATCGGCATGATCGTCCTGAACGACGCCTACGGAACCGGCCTCGCCAAGAACGTCCAGGCCGCTTTCGAGGCAGCCGGCGGCAAGGTTGTGGCTCAGGAGCTCTTCAATGAAGGCGACTCCCAGTTCAGCAGCCAGGTGGACAAGGTCCTCGCCGCCAAGCCGGATGCCATTGCCCTGATCACCTTCGACCAGGCCAAGAGCATCGTTCCGCTCATGACGGGCAAGGGTGTCAAGCCCAACCAGATCTTCATGGTGGACGGCAACATGTCCGACTACAGCAAGGACTTCCAGCCGGGAACCCTCAAGGGCGCCCAGGGCACCATCCCGGGCACCTTCGCCAAGGATGACTTCAAGAAGAAGCTCCTCGCGATCGACCCGGCCCTGAAGGACTACAGCTACGCAGGTGAATCGTACGACGCTGCCAACCTGATCGCTCTGGCAGCGGAAGAGGCCAAGAGCACCAAGGGTACGGATATCGCCGCACACCTGAAGGATGTCTCTGAAGGCGGCGAGAAGTGCAACACCTTCCCGTCCTGCGTCACCCTGCTCCGCAACGGCAAGGACATCGACTACGACGGCCAGTCCGGCCCCGTAACGTTCTCCGATGCCGGCGACCCGACTGAAGCCTACATCGGCATCTACGAGTACCAGGATGACAACACCTACAAGCCCGTCAAGGAAGAGTTCGGCAAGCTGTAA
- a CDS encoding ABC transporter ATP-binding protein, which yields MSATSAAPTAQPAFDGDSVVKVTDLVAGYIPGVNILNGCSIEARKGELIGIIGPNGAGKSTLLKAMFGLVKVHSGSVVVRGQDITGLKANKLVTKGVGFVPQTNNVFAALTIEENLQMGMFQRPKDYAERFDFVTSLFPELGKRRAQRAGSLSGGERQMVAMGRALMMDPAVLLLDEPSAGLSPVKQDETFLRVHEINRAGVSVIMVEQNARRCLQICDRGYVLDQGKDAYTGTGRELMKDPKVIQLYLGTLADTVE from the coding sequence ATGAGCGCCACCAGCGCGGCACCGACCGCCCAGCCCGCCTTCGACGGCGACTCGGTTGTCAAGGTCACCGACCTCGTGGCCGGGTACATCCCGGGGGTCAACATCCTCAACGGCTGCAGCATCGAGGCCCGCAAGGGTGAACTGATCGGCATCATCGGCCCCAACGGCGCCGGGAAGTCCACGCTGCTGAAGGCGATGTTCGGCCTGGTCAAGGTCCACTCCGGCTCGGTCGTGGTCCGCGGCCAGGACATCACCGGGCTCAAGGCCAACAAGCTGGTCACCAAGGGTGTGGGCTTCGTACCCCAGACGAACAACGTCTTTGCGGCCCTGACCATCGAGGAAAACCTGCAGATGGGCATGTTCCAGCGGCCCAAGGACTACGCCGAACGGTTCGACTTCGTCACCAGCCTGTTCCCCGAACTCGGCAAGCGGCGCGCCCAGCGGGCGGGTTCACTCTCCGGCGGCGAACGCCAGATGGTGGCCATGGGCCGGGCCCTGATGATGGATCCCGCCGTGCTCCTGCTCGACGAGCCCTCGGCCGGCCTCTCCCCCGTCAAACAGGATGAGACCTTCCTGCGGGTGCACGAGATCAACCGGGCCGGCGTCTCCGTCATCATGGTCGAGCAGAACGCGCGCCGCTGCCTGCAGATCTGCGACCGCGGCTACGTCCTGGACCAGGGCAAGGACGCGTACACGGGCACCGGCCGGGAACTGATGAAGGACCCCAAGGTCATCCAGCTCTACCTCGGGACGCTCGCGGACACCGTCGAGTAG
- a CDS encoding ABC transporter ATP-binding protein, with product MSIPSEESRGEPRMSEEVDYMTDTRPIAVGEVGPGCKKRDPIVVAENVTRSFGGINAVDVEYLEIPRHKITALIGPNGAGKTTLFNLLTGFDTPNSGSWQFEGQSLAGVSSYKVARMGMVRTFQLTKVMGKLTVMENMRLGASSQSGERLSKALFKGIWGGQERKITEEANVLLEKFKLDAKKDDYAASLSGGQRKLLEMARSLMVRPKLVMLDEPMAGVNPALTQSLLDHIKNLKSEGMTVLFVEHDMHMVRHIADWVVVMAEGKIVAEGPPAEVMKNPAVIDAYLGAHHDVDLGDAEGIKELAAELVADEESIVGTDNAGIISADVLATEAQEPGANGAPHGRRSAGEPTPGDQSGVSGEPANTDQPESPGKPTSTDKDTE from the coding sequence ATGAGCATTCCCAGCGAAGAATCGCGCGGCGAACCCCGCATGTCGGAAGAAGTCGACTACATGACCGACACCCGGCCGATCGCCGTCGGCGAGGTCGGGCCAGGCTGCAAGAAGCGTGACCCGATCGTGGTGGCGGAGAACGTCACCCGCAGCTTCGGCGGCATCAACGCCGTCGACGTCGAATATTTGGAGATTCCGCGGCACAAGATCACGGCCCTGATCGGCCCGAACGGGGCCGGCAAAACCACGCTGTTCAACCTGCTCACGGGCTTCGACACCCCAAACTCGGGCAGCTGGCAGTTTGAGGGCCAGAGCCTCGCCGGGGTGTCCTCCTACAAGGTGGCCCGGATGGGCATGGTGCGCACGTTCCAGCTCACCAAGGTCATGGGCAAGCTCACTGTCATGGAGAACATGCGCCTGGGCGCCTCCAGCCAGTCCGGCGAGCGGCTCTCCAAGGCCCTGTTCAAGGGCATCTGGGGCGGCCAGGAGCGCAAGATCACCGAAGAGGCGAACGTCCTGCTCGAGAAGTTCAAGCTGGACGCCAAGAAGGACGATTACGCGGCGTCCTTGTCCGGCGGCCAGCGCAAGCTCTTGGAAATGGCCCGCTCGCTCATGGTGCGTCCCAAGCTCGTGATGCTCGACGAGCCCATGGCCGGCGTTAATCCGGCCCTGACGCAGTCGCTGCTGGACCACATCAAGAACCTCAAGTCCGAAGGCATGACGGTCCTGTTCGTCGAGCACGACATGCACATGGTCCGTCACATTGCGGACTGGGTCGTCGTGATGGCCGAGGGCAAGATCGTGGCCGAAGGTCCGCCGGCGGAGGTCATGAAGAACCCCGCCGTGATCGACGCCTACCTCGGCGCCCACCACGACGTCGACCTCGGCGACGCGGAGGGCATCAAGGAACTGGCTGCCGAGCTTGTCGCGGACGAGGAATCGATCGTCGGCACGGACAACGCCGGCATCATCTCGGCCGATGTCCTCGCCACCGAGGCGCAGGAGCCCGGTGCGAACGGGGCCCCGCACGGCCGCCGCAGCGCCGGGGAACCGACGCCCGGGGACCAGTCGGGCGTCTCCGGGGAGCCGGCGAACACTGATCAGCCGGAGAGCCCCGGGAAACCGACCAGCACTGATAAGGACACAGAATGA
- a CDS encoding branched-chain amino acid ABC transporter permease, which translates to MDFGFIFSSAAGELFSPTTAAYALATLGLAVHFGYTGLLNFGQAGFMAVGAYGFAISTLTFHVPFFVGLLIAVVCSAIFALLLGIPTLRLRADYLAIVTIAAAEIVRYIVTTNQLTSVTGSANGLAAFEGDFYAMNPFPPGTYIGMNNRDFFIRVVAWAVVALFCTLVWLLMRSPWGRVLKGIREDENAVRSLGKNVYAYKMQSLIIGGALGALAGMIFTLPRGAVQPANYGTELTFFLYTCLLLGGLGTVLGPVVGAMIFWVVLSLTQGILYGLIESGTITWLNTVQAGQLRYILVGVALMLLMIFRPQGVLGNKKELAFA; encoded by the coding sequence ATGGATTTCGGATTTATTTTCTCCAGCGCCGCCGGCGAACTCTTCAGCCCGACGACAGCCGCCTACGCCCTCGCCACCCTCGGCCTCGCGGTCCACTTCGGCTACACCGGCCTGCTGAACTTCGGCCAGGCCGGCTTCATGGCGGTGGGGGCCTACGGCTTCGCCATCTCCACCTTGACGTTCCACGTGCCGTTCTTCGTCGGACTGCTCATCGCCGTCGTGTGTTCGGCCATCTTCGCCCTGCTGCTGGGCATCCCGACGCTGCGGCTGCGGGCGGACTACCTGGCCATCGTGACCATCGCGGCGGCTGAAATCGTGCGCTACATCGTCACGACCAACCAGCTGACCTCCGTCACCGGTTCGGCCAACGGCCTGGCCGCTTTCGAAGGCGACTTCTACGCCATGAACCCCTTCCCGCCGGGGACCTACATCGGCATGAACAACCGCGACTTCTTCATCCGGGTGGTCGCCTGGGCAGTCGTGGCCTTGTTCTGCACCCTGGTTTGGCTGCTCATGCGCAGCCCCTGGGGCCGCGTGCTCAAGGGCATCCGCGAGGACGAGAACGCCGTCCGCTCACTGGGCAAGAACGTGTACGCCTACAAGATGCAGTCCCTGATCATCGGCGGCGCGCTCGGTGCCCTGGCAGGCATGATCTTCACGCTCCCCCGCGGCGCGGTCCAGCCCGCCAACTACGGCACCGAACTGACGTTCTTCCTGTACACCTGCCTGCTGCTGGGCGGCCTCGGCACGGTGCTCGGCCCGGTGGTCGGCGCCATGATCTTCTGGGTGGTGCTCTCCCTCACCCAGGGCATCCTCTACGGCCTGATCGAGTCCGGCACCATCACCTGGCTGAACACGGTCCAGGCCGGTCAGCTGCGTTACATCCTGGTGGGTGTCGCGCTGATGCTGTTGATGATCTTCAGGCCCCAGGGCGTCCTCGGCAACAAGAAGGAGCTGGCATTCGCATGA
- a CDS encoding branched-chain amino acid ABC transporter permease — translation MAALLLIVAPASSATTPSPTPSPSATQFTNSISGFLRGDDRAPIPGVTITATNGDFTGTAKSGANGAWTIGVPTQGTYEVKLDESTLPSGIKLAEGQENPRKVTFSQTSNLSVIFAFGKGIVVAEQNFGQNLINRLVAGLSFGLLLALAAVGLSLIFGTTGLTNFAHGEMVTLGAVLVFAFNGMNLPFWLAVLLAIVGGGLFGYAQDAGLWKPLRRRGTGLVPMMIVSIGLALAVRYIIQFYFGGATQQLPFAQSAEILIGPVSISPNNLFSLIVSAAVIAALGVVLLKTRLGKATRAVADNPALAAASGIDVDSVIRIVWVVGGMLAALGGILWAYYRPGVTFDMGSQILLLIFAAVTLGGLGTVWGALVGSIIVGIFVELTTVFGLAADLKYVGALFIMIVVLLFRPQGILGRRERVG, via the coding sequence ATGGCCGCACTACTGCTCATCGTTGCCCCGGCATCCAGCGCCACGACCCCTTCGCCGACACCATCCCCGTCGGCCACCCAGTTCACGAACAGCATCAGCGGCTTCCTGCGCGGCGATGACCGCGCACCGATCCCCGGGGTCACCATCACCGCCACGAACGGCGACTTCACGGGAACCGCAAAATCGGGAGCCAATGGCGCCTGGACCATCGGCGTCCCCACCCAGGGCACCTACGAGGTCAAACTCGACGAGTCCACGCTGCCGAGCGGCATCAAGCTCGCCGAGGGCCAGGAAAACCCCCGCAAGGTCACGTTCAGCCAGACCTCCAACCTCTCGGTGATCTTCGCCTTCGGCAAAGGCATTGTTGTGGCGGAGCAGAACTTCGGCCAGAACCTGATTAACCGGCTCGTGGCCGGCCTGAGCTTCGGCCTGCTGCTCGCCCTCGCGGCCGTTGGCCTCTCGCTGATCTTCGGCACCACGGGCCTGACGAACTTCGCCCACGGTGAAATGGTCACCCTGGGCGCCGTGCTGGTCTTTGCATTCAACGGGATGAACCTGCCGTTCTGGCTGGCCGTCCTCCTGGCGATTGTGGGCGGCGGCCTGTTCGGCTACGCCCAGGACGCAGGCTTGTGGAAGCCGCTGCGGCGCCGCGGCACCGGGCTTGTTCCGATGATGATCGTCAGCATCGGCCTCGCCCTGGCCGTCCGCTACATCATCCAGTTCTACTTCGGCGGCGCCACCCAGCAGCTGCCGTTTGCCCAGAGCGCGGAAATCCTGATCGGCCCGGTCTCGATCTCCCCCAACAACCTCTTTTCCCTGATCGTCAGCGCCGCCGTGATCGCAGCCCTCGGCGTCGTCCTTCTGAAGACCAGGCTGGGCAAGGCCACCCGCGCGGTGGCCGACAACCCGGCCCTGGCCGCGGCCTCCGGCATCGACGTCGACTCCGTCATCCGGATCGTCTGGGTGGTCGGCGGCATGCTCGCCGCCCTCGGCGGCATCCTGTGGGCCTACTACCGGCCCGGCGTCACCTTCGACATGGGCTCGCAGATCCTGCTGCTCATCTTCGCCGCTGTCACCCTGGGCGGCCTCGGCACGGTCTGGGGCGCCCTGGTCGGTTCCATCATCGTCGGCATCTTCGTGGAGCTGACCACCGTGTTCGGTCTCGCGGCCGACCTCAAATACGTGGGAGCGTTGTTCATCATGATCGTTGTCCTCTTGTTCCGGCCTCAGGGCATTCTGGGCCGCCGCGAGCGCGTGGGTTAG
- a CDS encoding Bax inhibitor-1/YccA family protein, whose amino-acid sequence MASGGNPIFSGKNFREATQAPPAPQAYGQNPYGQAPYGQNGYGQAPGQVMDARGAWSSAQQGMTQDQLQDLYNRPAAGPADIGRMTYDDVIVKTAGCLGVLVVGAAVALAVPQGTGSMLMILGALGGFALAMVNTFKKQPSPALILAYALLEGFFLGGLTRILDNMFPGVGIQAVVGTLSVFAVTLVLFKSGKVRATPKVMRFFMIALIGYAVFALINLFMMMTGAVTTPFGLSTSVEIFGIPLGVFIGILAIGLAAFSLIMDFTSIEAAISAGAPQRFSWTAAFGLTVTLVWLYVEIIRLLAILRGDE is encoded by the coding sequence ATGGCATCTGGCGGAAACCCGATCTTCAGCGGAAAGAATTTCCGTGAAGCCACCCAGGCCCCGCCCGCCCCGCAGGCGTACGGCCAAAACCCCTACGGCCAGGCCCCCTACGGCCAGAACGGCTACGGCCAGGCCCCCGGCCAGGTCATGGACGCCCGGGGTGCGTGGAGCTCCGCGCAGCAGGGCATGACTCAGGATCAGCTGCAGGACCTGTACAACCGCCCGGCTGCCGGCCCGGCAGATATCGGCCGGATGACCTACGACGACGTGATCGTCAAGACGGCCGGATGCCTCGGTGTCCTGGTGGTCGGCGCCGCCGTGGCGCTCGCCGTTCCGCAAGGCACCGGGTCCATGCTGATGATCCTCGGCGCGCTCGGCGGCTTCGCCCTGGCCATGGTCAACACGTTCAAGAAGCAGCCCTCTCCCGCGCTGATCCTGGCGTACGCGCTGCTCGAGGGATTCTTCCTCGGCGGCCTGACCCGCATCCTGGACAACATGTTCCCGGGTGTCGGCATCCAAGCCGTCGTCGGGACCCTGTCCGTGTTCGCCGTGACCCTGGTGCTGTTCAAGAGCGGCAAGGTGCGGGCAACGCCCAAGGTCATGCGGTTCTTCATGATCGCCCTGATCGGCTACGCGGTGTTCGCGCTCATCAACCTGTTCATGATGATGACCGGTGCCGTGACGACGCCGTTTGGCCTGAGCACGAGTGTGGAGATTTTCGGCATCCCGCTCGGTGTCTTCATCGGCATCCTGGCGATCGGCCTGGCCGCGTTCTCGCTGATCATGGACTTCACCAGCATCGAGGCGGCCATCAGCGCCGGCGCCCCGCAGCGGTTCTCCTGGACCGCCGCTTTCGGCCTCACGGTCACCCTGGTCTGGCTGTACGTCGAGATCATCCGCCTGCTGGCCATCCTCCGCGGCGACGAGTAG
- a CDS encoding acetyl-CoA C-acetyltransferase, with the protein MPEAVIVSTARSPIGRAFKGSLKDERPDDLAAAMITAALAPLAGFDAAAGPGPGLDDIYLGCAEPSGEAGSNMARVAGILAGLDNVPAATINRFCASSLQTLRMAFHAVKAGEGHAFVAAGVESVSRYRDWAGAGETDPGSHNPKFQAARQRTEARAASNTPWTDPRLGGRMPDVYIAMGQTAENVATSYGIGRAEQDAWAVLSQNRAEAAITSGFYAREITPYTRADGSVVDRDDSPRPGVSAEGVAALQPVFRSHGTVTAGNACPLNDGAAAVVVMSDTRARELGLEPLARIVSTGVSALSPELMGMGPVEASRRALTLAGLTIRDVDLVELNEAFAVQVVASARELEIDPEKLNVHGGAIALGHPFGMTGARMTTTLLNGLRTRDAALGLATLCVGGGQGMAVVLERLS; encoded by the coding sequence ATGCCTGAAGCCGTCATCGTTTCCACCGCCCGGAGCCCGATCGGGCGCGCGTTCAAGGGGTCGCTGAAGGATGAGCGGCCCGACGACCTCGCCGCCGCCATGATCACGGCCGCCCTGGCGCCGCTGGCCGGGTTCGACGCCGCCGCCGGGCCGGGTCCGGGCCTCGACGACATCTACCTGGGGTGCGCCGAGCCCAGCGGCGAGGCCGGCTCCAACATGGCGCGGGTGGCCGGCATCCTGGCCGGGCTGGACAACGTTCCCGCCGCCACCATCAACCGGTTCTGCGCCTCCAGCCTGCAGACGCTCCGGATGGCGTTCCACGCCGTCAAAGCCGGAGAAGGGCACGCGTTCGTCGCCGCCGGCGTGGAGTCGGTGTCCCGGTACCGGGACTGGGCCGGGGCCGGCGAGACCGACCCTGGCAGCCACAACCCGAAGTTCCAGGCGGCGCGGCAACGCACCGAGGCCCGCGCGGCCTCCAATACGCCCTGGACCGACCCGCGCCTGGGCGGCCGTATGCCGGACGTCTACATCGCCATGGGCCAGACCGCGGAGAACGTCGCGACGAGTTACGGGATCGGCCGCGCGGAACAGGATGCGTGGGCCGTGCTCAGCCAGAACCGGGCCGAGGCGGCGATCACCTCCGGGTTCTACGCCCGCGAAATCACGCCGTACACCCGCGCCGACGGCTCGGTGGTGGACCGCGACGACTCTCCGCGGCCCGGCGTGAGCGCCGAGGGTGTCGCCGCCCTGCAGCCGGTGTTCCGCAGCCACGGCACCGTCACCGCCGGCAACGCCTGCCCGCTCAATGACGGGGCGGCCGCAGTCGTGGTCATGAGCGACACGCGCGCCCGCGAACTCGGCCTCGAACCCCTCGCCCGGATCGTGTCCACCGGGGTCAGCGCCCTGTCCCCGGAACTGATGGGCATGGGCCCGGTGGAGGCGAGCCGCAGGGCGCTCACGCTCGCCGGCCTGACAATCCGCGACGTCGACCTCGTGGAGCTCAACGAAGCCTTCGCCGTCCAGGTGGTGGCCAGTGCCCGGGAGCTGGAGATTGATCCGGAGAAGCTCAACGTCCACGGCGGCGCGATCGCCCTGGGACACCCGTTCGGCATGACCGGGGCCCGCATGACCACCACGCTCCTGAACGGCCTGCGCACCCGTGACGCCGCCCTCGGGCTGGCCACGCTGTGCGTCGGCGGCGGCCAGGGCATGGCGGTGGTCCTCGAGCGCCTGAGCTGA